In Armatimonadota bacterium, the following proteins share a genomic window:
- the recF gene encoding DNA replication and repair protein RecF, whose protein sequence is MRLLELRLTNFRNYESLHLQPDAGLNLITGENAQGKTNLLEAIYLLATGRALRASKDEELIRWGTEEATVCAHIYREQSLDVHVEVTLSRGQPRVVKVDGQTYRAATALGQFNVVIFSAMDLEVVRGQPADRRRYLDVEISMLSPAYARALAGYRRALEQRNRLLKSIREGGSAITPSTIDLLEAWDEQLVRYGSSVIVARERFVCALRPLARTAHAELSERREELDIRYAPAVEEVGSEREQVAERFRLQLQKMREEELRRGTTLVGPQRDDLLLFVDGKEARTYASQGQQRTVMLSLKRAQFELTLQERQEPPIVLLDDVMSDLDDRRRTQLLQMTLRGAQAFITATSAETFPQEILSSARMYRVENGHLEWVR, encoded by the coding sequence ATGCGCTTGCTCGAACTGCGCCTCACCAACTTCCGCAACTACGAGAGCCTGCATCTACAGCCCGATGCAGGCTTGAACCTCATCACAGGGGAAAACGCGCAGGGCAAGACCAATCTGCTAGAAGCCATCTATTTGCTGGCAACGGGTAGAGCACTTCGCGCGAGCAAGGATGAAGAGCTTATCCGCTGGGGCACGGAAGAGGCAACAGTATGCGCGCATATCTATCGGGAACAGTCACTGGATGTGCACGTCGAAGTGACCCTTTCGCGCGGTCAGCCCCGGGTGGTAAAGGTGGATGGGCAAACCTACCGCGCAGCAACCGCCCTGGGACAGTTCAACGTGGTCATCTTCAGTGCAATGGACCTGGAAGTAGTGCGTGGGCAACCGGCAGACAGACGCAGGTATCTGGATGTGGAAATCAGTATGCTCAGTCCGGCGTATGCGCGTGCGCTGGCAGGCTATCGCCGGGCGTTAGAGCAGCGCAATCGTCTGCTAAAGAGCATCCGCGAGGGTGGCAGTGCGATAACCCCTTCCACCATCGACCTGCTGGAGGCGTGGGACGAGCAGCTGGTACGCTACGGAAGCAGCGTGATAGTGGCACGAGAGCGTTTTGTATGCGCCCTGCGCCCGCTGGCACGCACTGCACACGCGGAACTCTCCGAAAGGCGCGAGGAACTGGATATCCGTTATGCTCCCGCTGTGGAGGAGGTGGGGAGCGAGCGCGAGCAGGTGGCTGAACGATTTCGGCTGCAGCTGCAAAAGATGCGAGAAGAAGAACTCCGTCGCGGCACAACCCTCGTCGGTCCTCAGCGTGATGACTTGTTGCTGTTTGTGGACGGCAAAGAGGCGCGCACGTACGCCTCGCAAGGGCAGCAGAGGACGGTGATGTTGAGCCTCAAACGCGCGCAGTTCGAACTCACTCTGCAGGAGCGCCAGGAGCCGCCTATCGTGCTGCTGGACGATGTGATGTCCGACCTGGATGACCGACGGCGCACACAGCTCTTGCAAATGACCCTGCGTGGGGCGCAGGCGTTCATCACCGCTACGTCCGCAGAGACATTCCCGCAGGAAATCCTCTCCAGCGCCCGAATGTACCGGGTGGAGAACGGTCATCTCGAATGGGTGAGATAG
- the greA gene encoding transcription elongation factor GreA, translating to MGDEIILTREGYEKLKQELEHLKTIGRAQSAERIRRARAQGDLSENFEYHEAKRAQAMLEGRIRELQRILEIAQVVDHLPGEDGVVTVGSVVTVEDLEHGEEWTFRVVDTASAAVFGTDEEYEHVSAASPIGQAIVGKKVGDIVQVETPAGTVDYEILSVHT from the coding sequence ATGGGTGATGAGATTATCCTCACGCGCGAAGGGTACGAGAAACTCAAACAGGAGCTGGAGCATCTGAAAACCATTGGGCGGGCGCAGAGTGCAGAGCGCATCCGTCGCGCTCGGGCGCAGGGCGACCTGAGCGAGAACTTCGAATACCACGAAGCCAAACGCGCTCAGGCGATGCTGGAAGGGCGCATCCGCGAACTGCAGCGCATTCTGGAAATCGCGCAGGTGGTAGACCATTTGCCCGGCGAAGATGGGGTAGTCACTGTGGGCAGTGTGGTTACCGTCGAAGACCTCGAGCACGGTGAGGAGTGGACGTTCCGGGTGGTGGACACTGCCTCCGCCGCGGTGTTCGGAACCGACGAAGAGTACGAGCATGTCTCCGCCGCCTCGCCCATCGGGCAAGCCATCGTAGGCAAGAAAGTGGGCGACATCGTACAGGTGGAGACGCCCGCAGGCACGGTAGACTACGAAATACTCTCCGTACACACCTGA
- a CDS encoding N-acetylmannosaminyltransferase, with protein sequence MEAATVPVQEKIPAVSLFGVRVHAVSMDEAIQHILRFVREGTPRQVVTADSSMVVMAQHDDRLRHIINQADLVTPDSIGILWACRRRGIQMPERVSGVDIVVRLARVSAQTGLRLYLLGAQPGVAEEAAQRLQARYPGVRIAGCQHGYFPAEAEPEIVRRIREVQPDVLCVAMGIPRQEKWIDCYRHVLNVPVSIGVGGTFDVLSGRVRRAPLWMQRMGMEWLWRVGHNPRKISKVMLLPRFVWMVLTDPNAIEVVRNG encoded by the coding sequence ATGGAAGCGGCAACAGTGCCTGTGCAAGAGAAGATACCGGCGGTTTCGCTGTTTGGGGTGCGCGTCCATGCGGTCAGCATGGACGAGGCTATACAACACATCCTGCGTTTCGTGCGTGAAGGCACCCCGCGACAGGTGGTAACCGCCGATTCCAGTATGGTGGTCATGGCACAGCATGATGACCGCCTGCGTCATATCATCAATCAGGCGGACCTGGTGACTCCGGATAGCATCGGTATCCTGTGGGCGTGTCGGCGGCGTGGTATCCAGATGCCAGAGCGCGTCAGCGGTGTGGATATCGTGGTTCGACTCGCTCGGGTCAGTGCACAAACGGGTTTGCGTCTCTACTTACTGGGGGCACAACCGGGTGTGGCTGAAGAGGCAGCGCAACGTCTTCAGGCGCGCTATCCGGGGGTGCGTATCGCAGGGTGTCAGCACGGGTATTTCCCAGCGGAGGCAGAGCCCGAAATTGTTCGGCGAATTCGTGAAGTTCAACCGGATGTGTTATGTGTGGCGATGGGTATCCCCAGACAGGAGAAGTGGATTGACTGCTATCGTCATGTCTTGAATGTGCCTGTGAGCATCGGCGTAGGGGGGACGTTCGATGTTCTCTCCGGACGGGTGCGCCGGGCACCGTTATGGATGCAGCGAATGGGTATGGAATGGTTGTGGCGGGTAGGACACAACCCGCGTAAAATCTCCAAAGTCATGTTGCTACCACGCTTTGTGTGGATGGTGCTGACCGATCCAAACGCTATCGAGGTTGTTCGCAATGGGTGA
- a CDS encoding phosphohydrolase has product MITLQQVTLKDVRSYPKVRVYIDAANQQMAAIGYTEHGHRHAGVVSSVTRTICESLGYTPRQTELAAIAAYLHDIGNMVNRNNHPEIGAIIAMNILDEMGMDPREIAVVVAAIGNHEEGDGMPIDYASAAVIIADKSDVHYSRVQNPRPETYDIHDRVNHAVQRSNLYVEPDKRIIRLDLEIDTSFASVMEYFEIFLSRMVMCRKAAEQLECRFCLRVNGVDLG; this is encoded by the coding sequence ATGATAACACTGCAGCAGGTAACCTTGAAAGATGTGCGCAGCTACCCGAAAGTGCGCGTTTACATAGACGCTGCGAACCAGCAGATGGCAGCGATTGGCTATACCGAACATGGGCACCGCCACGCGGGGGTGGTCTCCTCGGTGACGCGCACTATCTGTGAGTCGCTGGGTTACACGCCCCGACAAACCGAGCTGGCTGCGATTGCTGCCTATTTGCACGATATCGGCAACATGGTTAACCGCAATAACCACCCCGAAATCGGCGCGATTATCGCCATGAACATCCTCGACGAAATGGGCATGGACCCGCGCGAGATCGCGGTTGTGGTGGCCGCTATAGGCAATCACGAGGAGGGCGATGGCATGCCGATAGACTACGCCTCCGCCGCGGTGATTATTGCCGATAAATCGGACGTGCATTATAGCCGTGTACAGAACCCGCGCCCGGAGACCTACGATATCCACGATAGGGTAAACCACGCGGTGCAGCGGTCCAACCTGTATGTAGAACCCGATAAGCGCATTATCCGACTGGATCTGGAGATCGACACCTCCTTCGCCAGCGTGATGGAGTATTTCGAGATATTCCTGTCGCGTATGGTGATGTGTCGTAAAGCAGCGGAGCAGCTGGAGTGCCGGTTCTGTTTGCGGGTGAACGGGGTGGATTTAGGGTAG
- a CDS encoding rod shape-determining protein gives MAIWKRFLGRFSRDMGIDLGTANTLVHVRGKGILLREPSVVAIEKDTKKVLAVGEEAKRMLGRTPGNIVAIRPLKDGVIADFDQTEKMLRYFIQKVHRRSWAAPTVVVGIPSGVTEVERRAVMDACKKAGAKESYLIEEPMAAAIGAGLPVGDATGSMIVDIGGGTTEVAVISLSGIVASRSIRIAGDEIDEAIAAYVRRTYNLYIGDRTAEEAKIQIGSAYPLEEETTMEVRGRDLITGLPRSAVISSEEIRHAIQEPVNAIVEAVKLTLEMTPPELAADIINRGITLAGGGALLRGLDCLIAKETGMPVHVAPDPLSCVVIGTGRVLEEIETNPSLRKVLIGTNRSY, from the coding sequence ATGGCGATTTGGAAAAGATTTCTGGGACGTTTCTCGCGGGATATGGGTATCGACCTCGGCACGGCAAACACGCTGGTACACGTGCGAGGCAAAGGTATTCTCCTCCGTGAGCCTTCTGTAGTTGCTATCGAAAAAGATACCAAAAAAGTGCTGGCGGTCGGCGAAGAAGCCAAACGGATGCTCGGGCGCACTCCTGGCAATATCGTTGCCATTCGTCCGCTGAAAGACGGGGTCATCGCCGACTTCGACCAGACCGAGAAGATGCTCCGCTATTTTATTCAGAAAGTGCACCGGCGTTCGTGGGCTGCGCCGACAGTGGTAGTGGGTATTCCCAGTGGCGTGACGGAAGTAGAGCGGCGTGCTGTCATGGACGCTTGCAAGAAGGCGGGCGCGAAGGAATCGTATCTCATCGAAGAGCCGATGGCGGCGGCGATTGGGGCGGGATTGCCTGTAGGTGATGCCACCGGCTCGATGATTGTGGACATCGGCGGAGGAACGACGGAGGTGGCGGTCATCTCCCTGTCGGGCATCGTGGCAAGCCGTTCTATCCGCATCGCGGGAGATGAGATAGACGAAGCCATCGCCGCTTACGTGCGTCGCACCTATAACCTGTATATCGGCGACCGCACCGCCGAGGAGGCAAAAATCCAGATTGGCTCCGCGTATCCGCTGGAGGAAGAGACCACGATGGAGGTGCGCGGGCGCGATTTAATCACCGGACTGCCGCGCAGTGCGGTCATCTCCTCCGAGGAGATTCGGCACGCTATTCAGGAGCCGGTCAACGCTATTGTGGAGGCGGTGAAGCTGACGCTGGAGATGACTCCACCCGAGCTCGCTGCGGACATTATTAACCGTGGTATTACGCTGGCGGGCGGTGGTGCGTTGCTACGTGGGCTGGACTGCCTGATTGCCAAGGAGACCGGTATGCCTGTGCACGTAGCACCGGACCCGCTCAGCTGTGTGGTGATAGGAACTGGCAGGGTGCTGGAGGAGATCGAGACCAACCCTAGCCTGCGCAAGGTGCTTATCGGCACGAACCGCTCTTACTAA
- the tgt gene encoding queuine tRNA-ribosyltransferase: MRTPPALQFEITARDPRSQARYGVLRLPHGEVETPVFMPVGTQGTVKAMTQEELERLDFRIILCNTYHLYLRPGHERVARAGGLHRFIAWNRNILTDSGGFQVFSLQGLRRVYEDGVEFQSHLDGSTHYFTPERAIEVQHALGADIIMAFDECPPNPCTYEQAKAAMERTHRWAVRCLQAHDTEQALFGIVQGSVYEHLREQSARFISELGFPGVAIGGVAVGEEKAEIHRIVAFTTPLLPDGKPRYLMGVGEPDDILQAVASGVDMFDCVLPTRLARNAAMMTRSGRVNLRNAHFADNFGPVDPECDCPVCQRYPAAYLHHLFKAKEILAARLATYHNLYFYQQFMEAIRRAIRAGNLEQFTREFLQKYMPEESRLSREE; encoded by the coding sequence ATGAGAACGCCTCCAGCCCTGCAGTTCGAGATAACGGCGCGTGACCCGCGTTCGCAGGCACGGTATGGGGTTCTGCGGTTGCCGCATGGCGAGGTGGAAACGCCTGTCTTTATGCCAGTTGGCACGCAGGGCACAGTCAAAGCCATGACGCAGGAAGAACTCGAGCGGCTCGATTTCCGTATTATTCTATGCAATACCTATCATCTGTACCTGCGTCCGGGGCATGAGCGCGTCGCTCGGGCAGGGGGGCTGCACCGATTCATCGCGTGGAACCGCAACATCCTCACCGATAGCGGCGGGTTCCAGGTATTCAGCTTGCAAGGGCTGAGGCGGGTGTACGAGGACGGTGTGGAGTTTCAGTCGCATCTGGATGGCTCCACACATTACTTTACTCCTGAACGAGCGATAGAGGTGCAACACGCGCTGGGTGCGGACATCATCATGGCGTTCGATGAGTGCCCGCCCAACCCGTGCACCTATGAGCAGGCGAAGGCGGCGATGGAGCGTACCCATCGTTGGGCGGTGCGCTGTCTGCAGGCGCATGATACCGAACAGGCTCTTTTCGGTATCGTGCAAGGAAGCGTGTACGAGCACCTGCGCGAACAGAGCGCGCGCTTCATCAGCGAACTCGGCTTTCCGGGCGTTGCGATTGGCGGAGTGGCGGTAGGCGAGGAGAAGGCGGAGATACATCGCATCGTCGCGTTCACCACACCCCTTCTGCCAGATGGCAAACCACGCTACTTGATGGGTGTGGGCGAGCCGGATGACATCCTGCAGGCGGTCGCCAGCGGGGTAGATATGTTTGACTGCGTGCTGCCTACGCGCCTGGCGCGCAACGCGGCGATGATGACCCGAAGCGGACGGGTGAACCTGCGTAACGCCCATTTCGCCGACAATTTCGGGCCGGTGGACCCGGAGTGTGACTGTCCGGTATGCCAGCGCTATCCGGCAGCGTATCTCCATCATCTATTCAAGGCGAAGGAGATCCTGGCGGCGCGCCTGGCGACGTATCACAACCTGTACTTCTATCAGCAGTTCATGGAAGCCATTCGCCGGGCAATCCGAGCAGGAAATCTGGAACAATTCACCAGGGAGTTCCTTCAGAAGTACATGCCGGAAGAGAGCCGGCTATCCAGAGAGGAGTGA
- a CDS encoding site-specific integrase encodes MARRRGNNEGSITQLPDGRWQARITYYEGGKRRRKAFYGATRKEAQEKLLQALADLQRGIMPTTGRQTVGEFLASWLEESARPTLRPRTYRRYHEIVHLHLVPTLGHIALSKLTPLQVQKLLNEKIASGLSPATVMYILAVLRRALGQAEKWQLVPRNVAKLVDAPRVSREEVQPFTVEEVQRLLETARGHRLYALFVLAVASGLRQGELLGLRWQDVDFERGTLTVAVQLQTIDGKQVLVEPKTARSRRTLQIPQFVLDVLQQHRANQLLEKAQEGESWREHGLVFASSVGTPVPARNLLRLWYNLLKKAGLPKRPFHTLRHTAASYLLAMGCDLRTVQQVLGHSQVGLTANLYTHVMPTLLQDAAQKMDALFRRLLEG; translated from the coding sequence ATGGCGAGACGACGAGGCAACAATGAGGGCAGCATCACGCAGCTGCCCGACGGTCGCTGGCAGGCGCGAATCACCTATTACGAAGGGGGCAAGCGCAGGCGCAAAGCGTTCTACGGTGCCACACGCAAGGAAGCGCAGGAGAAGCTTCTGCAAGCCCTCGCCGACCTGCAGCGAGGCATCATGCCCACGACCGGAAGGCAGACGGTGGGGGAGTTTCTGGCTTCCTGGTTGGAGGAATCTGCCAGACCCACCCTGCGCCCTCGCACTTACCGACGCTACCACGAAATTGTGCATCTGCACCTGGTGCCGACGTTGGGACACATCGCGCTGTCCAAACTCACGCCCCTGCAGGTGCAGAAGCTGCTGAACGAGAAGATTGCGAGCGGTCTCTCCCCTGCGACGGTGATGTACATCCTTGCGGTGCTGCGCCGCGCGCTCGGTCAAGCCGAGAAGTGGCAGCTGGTACCTCGCAACGTGGCGAAGCTGGTGGACGCGCCTCGCGTGTCGCGTGAGGAGGTGCAGCCGTTCACGGTCGAGGAGGTGCAGAGGCTGCTGGAGACGGCGCGAGGTCACCGGTTATACGCGCTGTTCGTGCTGGCGGTGGCGTCAGGACTACGCCAGGGCGAACTGCTGGGTTTGCGGTGGCAGGATGTAGATTTTGAACGAGGCACGCTCACGGTAGCGGTGCAGCTGCAAACCATTGACGGCAAGCAGGTGCTGGTGGAGCCGAAGACCGCCCGCAGCAGGCGCACGCTGCAGATTCCACAGTTCGTGCTGGACGTTCTGCAGCAGCACCGCGCCAACCAGTTGCTGGAGAAGGCGCAGGAGGGCGAATCATGGCGTGAACACGGGCTGGTGTTCGCATCTTCGGTGGGCACGCCCGTACCGGCACGCAACCTGCTTCGGCTTTGGTATAACCTGCTGAAGAAGGCAGGACTGCCGAAGCGTCCGTTCCACACGCTGAGGCACACGGCAGCCAGTTACCTGCTGGCGATGGGTTGCGACCTTCGCACGGTGCAGCAAGTGCTGGGTCATTCGCAGGTCGGTTTGACCGCGAACCTCTACACCCACGTGATGCCCACGCTTTTGCAAGACGCGGCGCAGAAGATGGACGCGCTGTTTCGGCGGTTGCTGGAGGGCTAA
- the nsd gene encoding UDP-glucose 6-dehydrogenase encodes MQLSVIGTGYVGLVTGAVFADLGNEVICVDKDEEKITALRAGIMPIYEPGLEEMVRHNVEEGRLSFTTDTEEAVRRSEVVFIAVGTPSLPDGQPDLSQVEDACRHIARALNAPKVIVNKSTVPVGTGDVVRRWIEQYAPSGHPEFEVVSNPEFLREGSAIYDTLHPDRIVIGAANQNAAMKLIELYAPLERPMIVTDVNSAELIKYASNCFLAMKISYINAIARICDLSGADVTLVAKGMGYDKRIGDQFLQAGLGWGGSCFPKDVSAMIATADALGYDFQLLRAVKQINDEQPLYFIGKMRDALGGLDGKRVAILGLSFKPNTDDLREAKSLQIIAALLAEGAEVRAYDPIAMPKARAIFPQITYCENAYDAATDCDAVAVVTEWNEFRQIDLEKLRRSMRRPLLFDGRNIYNPQKVRQAGLEYYGIGRAANATPFIRAASQ; translated from the coding sequence ATGCAACTGAGTGTCATCGGTACGGGCTATGTGGGGCTTGTTACGGGCGCAGTATTTGCCGATCTGGGCAACGAGGTCATCTGTGTGGATAAAGACGAGGAGAAAATCACCGCGCTGCGTGCGGGCATCATGCCCATCTACGAGCCGGGACTGGAGGAGATGGTGCGCCACAATGTGGAGGAAGGACGGCTCTCTTTCACGACCGATACCGAAGAAGCGGTACGTCGCTCCGAAGTGGTGTTCATTGCAGTGGGCACGCCCAGTCTTCCCGATGGTCAACCCGACCTGTCGCAGGTGGAGGACGCCTGTCGCCATATCGCACGCGCGTTGAACGCTCCAAAGGTCATCGTGAATAAGAGCACCGTGCCCGTCGGCACGGGCGATGTCGTGCGCCGGTGGATCGAGCAATACGCTCCGTCGGGCCACCCTGAGTTTGAAGTGGTCTCTAACCCCGAATTCCTGCGGGAAGGCTCGGCGATTTATGATACGCTACATCCTGACCGTATCGTGATTGGTGCGGCGAACCAGAACGCGGCGATGAAGTTAATAGAGCTCTACGCGCCGCTGGAGCGACCGATGATTGTGACCGACGTCAACTCCGCCGAGCTCATCAAATACGCTTCTAACTGCTTTCTGGCTATGAAGATTTCGTATATCAATGCCATCGCTCGCATCTGCGACCTGAGCGGGGCGGATGTGACGCTGGTGGCGAAGGGTATGGGCTACGATAAGCGCATCGGGGACCAGTTCCTGCAGGCAGGGTTGGGCTGGGGCGGTAGCTGCTTCCCCAAGGATGTGAGCGCGATGATTGCTACCGCTGACGCCCTGGGCTATGACTTCCAGCTGCTCAGGGCGGTGAAGCAGATTAACGATGAACAACCCCTGTATTTCATTGGTAAAATGCGCGACGCGCTGGGCGGATTGGATGGCAAACGGGTCGCCATTCTCGGGTTGTCCTTCAAGCCCAATACCGATGACCTGCGTGAGGCGAAGTCGCTGCAGATTATCGCCGCTTTGCTGGCGGAGGGGGCAGAGGTGCGTGCGTACGACCCTATCGCCATGCCCAAAGCGCGAGCTATCTTTCCACAAATCACCTATTGCGAAAATGCGTATGATGCGGCTACCGATTGTGATGCGGTGGCAGTGGTGACCGAGTGGAACGAGTTTCGACAGATCGACCTTGAGAAGCTGCGTCGGTCTATGCGTCGCCCGCTGTTGTTCGACGGGCGCAACATCTACAACCCGCAGAAGGTAAGGCAAGCAGGTCTGGAGTACTACGGCATTGGGCGAGCCGCCAATGCTACACCGTTTATCCGCGCGGCGTCGCAGTAA
- the lpxK gene encoding tetraacyldisaccharide 4'-kinase, which produces MREAEISTTGRNRLRWWQTLLVPFSLLYSATLQAYLWWRLPRQFKANATVVSVGNLSLGGTGKTPTVIAICRHFQRRGFRVAVLSRGYGGTMSHAGGVVSDGERILANVAQAGDEPLLIAHKLPGVAVLVGKDRRKTARKAVEQFGCDVLVLDDGFQYWQLRRDVDLVLLDGEYPFGNGWTLPAGILREPVEHLQRAHALLVQGEHIPCSNLTQMFPFIPCFNWRKSPSGIRQLHREEVRFEVNALCGKRVFALAAIARFESFTNTLTQLGAQIVGTWGLPDHHRYTPDDILEVQRRARDCNAETILVTEKDAVKLEEMPAMSLQTPIWVLDIEARFSEGFWRWLDAQVRAARHIGSREVSSAEGTL; this is translated from the coding sequence ATGAGAGAAGCGGAGATTTCAACTACAGGCAGAAACCGCCTTCGGTGGTGGCAGACTCTGCTGGTGCCCTTTTCGTTGTTATACAGCGCAACGCTACAAGCATACCTCTGGTGGCGTCTGCCAAGACAGTTCAAGGCGAACGCAACGGTGGTTTCGGTAGGCAACCTGTCGCTCGGAGGGACAGGAAAAACACCGACAGTCATCGCGATATGCCGCCACTTCCAGCGAAGAGGGTTTCGGGTAGCCGTGTTGAGCCGGGGATACGGCGGAACCATGAGCCACGCAGGCGGTGTGGTATCCGACGGCGAACGGATACTCGCCAACGTTGCTCAGGCTGGCGACGAGCCGTTGTTGATTGCCCACAAACTGCCCGGCGTGGCGGTACTGGTGGGCAAAGACCGACGGAAAACCGCACGCAAAGCGGTTGAACAGTTCGGCTGTGATGTACTCGTGCTGGATGACGGCTTCCAGTACTGGCAATTGCGGCGTGACGTAGACCTGGTGCTGCTGGACGGAGAGTATCCGTTCGGCAACGGCTGGACACTGCCCGCAGGCATCCTGCGCGAACCTGTGGAGCACCTGCAACGCGCCCACGCTCTGCTGGTACAGGGCGAGCATATACCCTGTTCAAATCTGACGCAGATGTTTCCCTTCATCCCCTGCTTTAACTGGCGCAAATCTCCTTCGGGCATTCGGCAACTTCACAGGGAAGAAGTCCGTTTTGAGGTGAACGCATTGTGCGGTAAGCGTGTCTTTGCGCTCGCTGCTATTGCCAGATTTGAATCGTTCACGAACACACTGACGCAGCTGGGTGCACAGATTGTGGGGACCTGGGGGTTGCCCGACCACCACCGCTACACCCCCGACGATATTTTGGAGGTGCAGAGGCGTGCCCGCGACTGCAACGCTGAAACGATACTGGTGACAGAGAAAGACGCTGTGAAACTGGAAGAGATGCCAGCCATGTCACTGCAAACGCCGATATGGGTACTGGATATCGAGGCGCGTTTTTCGGAAGGGTTCTGGCGATGGCTGGACGCGCAGGTGCGCGCTGCTCGGCACATCGGTTCACGCGAGGTCTCCTCGGCAGAAGGGACACTCTGA
- a CDS encoding MFS transporter, whose amino-acid sequence MSAHGSSEMYHREKLFVASCIALVTTAMAFSIRADILKELGVTFNITHEQQGFVNLMGIWGFPIAILIVGPLCNVIGMGRLLRLACIGHILGIIFTILSPQFGFPVLLASTLLVGLANGTVEAVINPLAATMYPEDKTHKLNVLHAWWPGGLVIGGLLTTALAEMLHASWQVRVGTIIIPALIYGAMIWTEKFPQTERAASGVSTAEMFREILRPGVLLLMLCMCMTAITELGPDQWVGSVLTDTVGIRGILFLVYTAGLMFVLRLFAGPLTKAFTPVGLLAICAALAAVGLYWLSHAFAPGVAFAAATVFGIGKTYFWPTMLGITSERYPRGGEFLLAVMGATGMIAAGVAGPVMGRIYDHHTIQHLTPEIRQIVVVDSKFSPERAKEIEDKAQQGDPTAVEQAKVIKEALRQGAAMAIRYVAILPVILVVLFGLQFLYYRSKGGYRAIRLEGSGEGGGGSG is encoded by the coding sequence TTGAGCGCACACGGTTCGTCTGAGATGTACCATCGCGAGAAGTTGTTTGTCGCCAGCTGCATTGCGCTGGTGACCACTGCGATGGCTTTCTCCATCCGTGCGGACATCTTGAAGGAGCTGGGTGTTACATTCAACATTACCCACGAGCAACAGGGCTTCGTGAATCTGATGGGCATTTGGGGGTTTCCCATCGCCATCCTGATTGTGGGACCCCTGTGTAACGTCATCGGGATGGGCAGATTGCTTCGGCTTGCCTGCATCGGGCACATCCTGGGGATTATCTTCACCATCCTGTCGCCGCAGTTCGGTTTCCCCGTGCTGCTGGCGTCCACCTTGCTGGTGGGCTTAGCGAACGGTACGGTAGAGGCGGTGATCAATCCGCTTGCCGCCACGATGTATCCCGAAGACAAGACACACAAGCTGAACGTGCTTCATGCATGGTGGCCGGGAGGGCTGGTCATCGGGGGGTTGCTCACGACGGCACTGGCGGAGATGTTGCATGCCAGCTGGCAGGTTCGGGTCGGTACCATTATCATCCCCGCCCTTATCTACGGGGCGATGATATGGACGGAAAAGTTCCCGCAAACCGAGCGTGCTGCCTCTGGTGTGTCTACAGCCGAGATGTTTAGGGAGATTCTGCGTCCGGGTGTGTTGTTGCTGATGCTGTGCATGTGTATGACCGCTATCACCGAGCTGGGGCCTGACCAGTGGGTTGGCTCGGTGCTGACCGACACAGTGGGCATTCGCGGCATCCTGTTCCTGGTGTACACGGCAGGCTTGATGTTCGTGCTGCGACTGTTCGCTGGCCCGCTGACAAAAGCTTTCACACCGGTGGGGCTGTTGGCGATTTGCGCTGCGCTGGCGGCGGTCGGTTTGTACTGGCTAAGCCACGCTTTTGCCCCGGGTGTTGCCTTTGCTGCGGCGACGGTGTTCGGCATCGGCAAGACCTACTTCTGGCCCACCATGCTGGGCATCACTTCCGAGCGGTATCCGCGCGGTGGTGAGTTCCTGCTGGCGGTGATGGGCGCAACCGGTATGATTGCTGCGGGCGTTGCGGGTCCTGTGATGGGGCGAATCTATGACCACCATACCATCCAGCACCTTACCCCTGAAATCCGGCAGATAGTAGTGGTGGATAGCAAGTTCAGCCCAGAGAGAGCGAAGGAGATAGAGGACAAAGCACAGCAAGGCGATCCAACCGCCGTGGAGCAGGCGAAGGTGATTAAGGAAGCCTTGCGCCAGGGCGCGGCGATGGCTATCCGCTACGTGGCTATCCTGCCGGTGATTCTGGTGGTGCTGTTCGGCTTGCAGTTCCTGTACTACAGATCGAAAGGTGGCTACCGCGCCATCCGGCTGGAAGGCAGCGGCGAAGGTGGAGGCGGTAGCGGGTAA